A single window of Corythoichthys intestinalis isolate RoL2023-P3 chromosome 21, ASM3026506v1, whole genome shotgun sequence DNA harbors:
- the LOC130910043 gene encoding somatostatin receptor type 2-like, producing the protein MDQWSFLSPSPNMTIPEPLLYDSYLQGNESDLDLNLTGEMREHHQDKTSSVVITFIYFVVCAVGLCGNALVIYVILRYAKMKTVTNIYILNLAVADVLCMMSLPFIALQLALVHWPFGEALCRVIMTVDSLNQFTSIFCLTVMSIDRYLAVVHPIKSTKWRKPRIAKLINLTVWGVSMLVILPTMIFSGLNKVPVCGIVWPEPEDVYYTAFICYTFFIGFVLPLAVICLCYLLIIVKVKSSSMRVGSTKRKRSERKVTRMVSIVVAVFVLCWLPFYVFNVTSVTSSINPTSAMKSTFDFVVVLGYANSCANPILYAFLSDNFKKSFQKALCLKKVVGLDEMERSDSRADRSRMVNNALIINANLEAHNAALLNGELQTSI; encoded by the exons ATGGATCAGTGGTCCTTCCTCTCACCGTCGCCCAACATGACTATTCCCGAGCCGCTCCTGTACGACAGCTACCTCCAGGGGAACGAGTCCGACTTGGACCTGAACCTCACGGGAGAGATGAGGGAGCACCACCAGGACAAGACCAGTTCGGTGGTCATCACCTTCATCTACTTCGTGGTGTGCGCCGTGGGACTCTGCGGCAACGCCCTGGTCATTTACGTCATCCTACGCTACGCCAAAATGAAGACGGTGACCAACATATACATCCTCAACTTGGCCGTGGCGGATGTACTGTGCATGATGAGCCTGCCGTTTATCGCCTTGCAGCTGGCGTTGGTGCACTGGCCCTTTGGCGAGGCGCTTTGCAGGGTGATCATGACCGTGG ACTCTCTCAATCAGTTCACCAGCATTTTTTGCCTCACGGTGATGAGCATCGATCGCTACCTGGCTGTGGTTCACCCCATCAAGTCCACAAAATGGCGAAAGCCCCGGATAGCCAAGTTAATCAACCTAACCGTGTGGGGCGTCTCCATGTTGGTCATCCTGCCGACCATGATTTTCAGCGGTTTGAACAAGGTGCCGGTATGTGGGATCGTGTGGCCCGAACCCGAGGACGTCTATTACACCGCCTTTATATGTTACACCTTCTTCATTGGATTCGTCCTACCATTGGCCGTCATATGTCTGTGTTACCTGCTCATTATAGTCAAG GTCAAATCGTCAAGCATGCGAGTCGGCTCGACCAAGCGCAAACGTTCCGAACGCAAGGTGACGCGCATGGTCTCCATCGTGGTGGCCGTGTTCGTCCTCTGCTGGCTGCCCTTCTACGTCTTCAACGTCACTTCGGTCACAAGCTCCATCAACCCGACGTCGGCCATGAAGAGCACTTTTGACTTCGTGGTGGTTCTGGGTTACGCCAACAGCTGCGCCAACCCCATCCTCTACGCCTTCCTGTCGGACAACTTTAAGAAAAGTTTCCAGAAGGCTCTTTGTCTTAAAAAGGTGGTGGGCCTGGATGAGATGGAACGCAGCGACAGCAGGGCGGACAGGAGCAGGATGGTCAACAACGCGTTGATCATCAACGCCAACTTGGAGGCGCACAACGCGGCGTTGCTCAACGGAGAGCTGCAGACGAGCATTTGA